The genomic window CGTGGGCCTGCTGATGGCGATCGACCCGGTACTCGACATGATGCGCACGGCCACGAACGTCGCCGGCCAGGCCCTGATCCCGGTCATCGTCGCCGCCCGCGAGAACATCCTGGACCGCGCGGCGTACGACGCGGCGTCGTCGTCGCCGATCGACGAGGCGGACGCGGATGCGGATGCGGACGCTCGCGAGGCGGGGCAGAAGGTGGCAGTTCCCGCAAGCGCCTGAGGGCTGTTGACCCCTCGCAGCAGTGGCAAGAGGGCCCCGGATCCCACCCGATCCGGGGCCCTCTCTTGTCGCTTGCCGGGGAGTGGCGCTGCGGCCGGTTCCCCTCCCGCTACTTCGGGTCGCGGGTGAACAGCGACTTCGGCCAGAAGTAGCCGAGCACTGCCAGCCCCAGGCGCCAGGCGACGGCCAGTCAGCCGTTGTGGCCGATCTCGGTGCCGAGCAGCAGCCCGCGCAGGGTCTCGATGGCCGGGGTGAACGGCTGGTACTCGGCGATCGGCCGGAACCAGCCCGGCATCGCGTCGACCGGCACGAAGGCGCTGGAGAGGAGCGGCAGGATCATCAGCGGCAGGGCGTTGTTGCTGGCGGCCTCGGCGTTCGGGCTGGACAGGCCCATTCCGACGGCGATCCAGGTGAGCGCCAGGGAGACGAGCGCCAGCAGCCCCACCGCGAGGATCCACTCCAGGGCGGTGGCGTCCGTCGCCCGGAATCCGATGGCCACGGCGACGGCCCCGACGAGGACCACGCTCATCACGCACTGGAGCACGCTGCCGACGACGTGCCCGATGAGTACCGAGCCGCGATGGATCGCCATTGTGCGGAAGCGGGCGATGATGCCCTCGGTCATATCCATCGCGACGGACACCGCGCTGCCGATCGTGGTGCCGCCGATGGTCAGCAGCAGGATGCCCGGGACGAGGTAGGCGAGGTATTCGGACCGGTCCGCCCCGCCGCCTCCGATGCCGGCGCTCATCACATCGCCGAAGATGTAGACGAAGAGCAGCGGCAGGATGACCGGCGTGAGCAGCTGGATGGCGCCAAGTTGCCCTGGTGCCATCCGGTGTCATGTGGTGGCGTGTATTGGCGCAAGGGGCCTGCCCTGCCCGAAGAGTGGGGGTGCGGGGATCCCCCCCGCACCCCCACTGCTGGGGCCTACTGGCCCGTGGCCTGCCACAACGCCAGCGCGAGGGCGGTGCATGAAGTCACCGCGGCCAGTGAAGGGAGCGGCCAGCGATTTCGTTCCAGGGCGTCGAGGCGTCTTTCGTGCTCGTCCAGGAGCTTGTCGGCCTGATCGGCCCGCTGGAGCAGCAGGGCCAGGTCGCCGCGAGTGGTGGCGAAGCCGACGTCAACGGAGCTGCGAAGTCGCTCCAGCTCTACGGCGACGCCTGTGGCGGTCTCCTCGTCCGTCGTCATCCTTCCTCTCTTTCCGCTGCCGCGATGGCGTCACCGCCAGAGGCGTCCTCCTGCCCGGGCGGTGGCTCCACCCCCACATGAATCGAACTGGTGTTCAATGACATATGACGAACACGCGTTCGATTAGTCCATCCGTGCCATGTGGCTCCCACGGGGGACCGGATCGCGCCGCGCACGTCGCCCGAAGGGTCCGCCCGGAGTCGATCAGTTGCTGCCGGGATCTCCGACTCACCCCTGAAGAAGCCCTTGTTGGGGCACAATCGTGAGTGCGACTTGCTGCCGCACAGGGTGAACTCGGGGGAGTGCACGGTGAATCACCGCCTGTCCCTGGCACTGGCCGGGGGATGTGCCAACGCCCAGGCGATGTTCCTGTTCGGGTTCCATCCCGTGCTCGCGCGCGTGTGGAGCGGTGATACGCGACGCCTGGCCGACGTGGAGGTACGGCTGCTCGGCCTGGACTTCGACGGCTTCGCGGTAAAGGACTACAGCCGACTCGACGGATGGCTGCCGCAGGCGGTCTTCGTCGCCCTGAGCGCGGTGCTGACGTACGCGGTGTTACGGGGTGTCCCGGGAACCCGGCCGCGTGTGCGTACCGCCCTGGCGCTGCTCGGCGCCGCGCTGCTGGCCGCAGGAGTCGCGGAGTTGCTGGGGCCGGTGCTGGATCCGGAGTGGCACAGGGCCGTTCCGACCGCCGATGAATGGCTCTTCAGAGCCCATGTCGATGAAGTGGCCTCCGCACCCGTGCAGTTCGCGCTGTGCCTCTTCTGGCTGCCGCTCGCTTCCTGGGGCGCGGCGTGGCTGCTCCGCCGCTGGCCGCCCGTCGCCGCCTTCCTGGGGACCACGGACAGCGCTGACGGGAGTGGGAAGGGGCACGGGTCCCCGCCGGCCCCCGCGGCGCCGCGCGGGCGACGGGACGTGGTCTTCGCGGGGTTGATCCCCGTGGTGGCGCTGGCGATCGCCGGTGGACCGCTGCTGCGGCACGCGGCCGTTCGGCATGTGGAGCCGGGGTCCGTCACCTTCGACCCCGACCTCTGGATGCCGTACCGGCCTCCGGCCTGGGCGGAGGCGTGGAGCGGTGTGCTCTACCCGGCGCTGCGCATGCGTCCGCTCAGCACCGAGACGACCGCCGGCTGGGCCGCGACGCTGGGCGTGTGTCTCGTCCTGCTCGTCGCGCTCGCGGTGGCGCTCCACGTGGTGGTCGGACAGGCGGCGCGCAAGAGCCCGCTGCGGCTCTTCTTCGCCTGCTGGTACGTGACGCTGCTCGCCGCCCTGGCTGCCGCCCTGGTGGAGAGCGGCCTTCTGGAGGAGGCGGCGCCGCGGCCGAACGCCACCGAGTTCGTCCGCCCCTTCGACGCGGCCGTCGGTGACGCAGTCCGCTTCGGCACGGCCTGGGGATGGACGACGGGGGCCGCGTGCCTGGCGGCGGTCCTGGTGATGGCCCGCCGGACGTCCAGGCGCCCCGCGGAGCCCAGTGGAGTGGAGGGCGACTGAGCCGTGCCGAACAACCGCAACAACCGACCGGCGGCCCGCAGGACCGGGTCGCTCACCCGACTGAGCGTCCGCAGGGGCGGCCGGACACGTTCGGAGCCGACGGACGGTCCGGACCGGCTGCGGTATCTGAGAAGCCCCGCCACGTGGCTGGCCGGCATTCTGCTGGCGGTGGCGACCGTGACCTTCCAGGACGTGCTGACGGGCGCCGTGAAGGCGATTCTTCCGCTGGACCGGCTGCCGGACCGGCTCTCGCCGCAGAACGCCATCGACGTGGTCGAGGTCAGGAACGTCAAGAAGACCGGTCTGTTCCTGGTCCGCGGCGACGTGGACGGGCGTGTCCTCGACGCGGTGGGCTCCGGTGAGCCGGGGAGGCACGAGGAGAGCGTTGTGGACGTCGACGACGCCAGGTGGATGGTCACCCTGCAAGGCCGCGCCAGCCAGCAGGTCAGGATCACCGACATCGTTCCCGAGGTGGAGGGCGGTACGTGCTCGTCGCCACTCACGGGCAACCTCGTGAACGCACCCAGCCAGGGGGTCCAGAGGGCCATTGCGCTCAAGGTCGCCATCGACGAGCCCGCACCGAGGCTCATGGTGCCCAAGGAGAAAGGGCCCGAGGAGAAAGGGAAGGAGAAGGAGACGGACGCGGAGGAGCCGTACTTCACGGGCTCCGAACCCCGGCACATCACGCTGGACCAGAACGAGAGCGAGGCACTCCTCATCGAGGCGACGTCCGAAGAGGGCTACTGTCGCTGGCGTTACCGGGTCCGCTATCAAGTGGGCGGCAGCACGGCGGAGATGGTGCTCAGCCGGTCGGGTGGGAAGCCCTTCGAGCTCACCGGTCAACTGGCCGATGCGAGCGGCTACCGGTCCGTCCACTACCGCTCCTTCGGGTGCTCCGACTCCACGGCCTGGCTCACGGGAACGGGCGAGGAGTACAAGCGCGCGGGCGACACGCTGCCGTGCCCGCCGAGCTGAGCGGCGCCGGGCCGACCGCCGCGCGGATGCGGCTCCCGGCGGGGCGAACCTAGACTGACGGAGCCAAAGGATTTGTCCCGAATGAGGGGATCTGTGCCATGTCCAAGCGAGGCAACAAGCGGCGTGCCCGTAAGGGGAAGAAGGCCAACCACGGCAAGCGTCCCAACGCCTGACGCCATCAGTCGTGCGTGAGCGCCCCGGCACCGAAGGGAGCCGGGGCGCTTTTGCGGGGCCGTAGGCTTACCGGCGGGTAGACCGCGGGTGGGGGAGGAAGGCCGGGATGGGCGCTGTGGGAGCCGGGCGGAGCGGGAAGCGGATGCCGCGCGCCGTGCGGGAGCGGCAGATGCTGGACGCCGCGGTGCGCACGTTCGGGCAGCGCGGGTACCGGGCGGCGTCGATGGACGAGATCGCCGAACTGGCCGGGGTGTCCAAGCCGCTGGTCTATCTGTATCTGAACTCCAAGGAGGACCTGTTCACGGCGTGCATCCGGCGCGAGGCCGGGGCGCTGGTCGAGGCGGTGCGGGCCGCGGTGGAGCCGGGGCTGCCCGCCGACCGGCAACTGTGGGAGGGGCTTTCGGCGTTCTTCCGGCACACCGCGGAGCACCCGGACGCGTGGGCGGTGCTGCACCGGCAGGCGCGGACGCACGGCGAGCCGTTCGCCGCCGAGGCGGCGGTGATGCGGGACGAGATCGTGGCGTTCGTGACCGGGCTGATCGGGGCCGCCGCGCGGGAGGCGCACGGGGACGGGGAGCTCGCCGACCGGGATGTCGCCGGGCTCGCGCAGGCGCTGGTGGGCGCGGCCGAGTCGCTCGCAGGATGGGCGAACGAGACCCCCGGCGTCTCCGCGAAGGAGGCCGCGGCGACGCTGATGAACTTCGCCTGGGCGGGCCTCGGCAGCCTCATGCGGGGCGAGCGGTGGTCGCCGTCCGGCCGATGAGGTGGACGCGGCCGTTGCGAGGGTCCCGTAGCTCGAAGACTCCCCCGTCGCCCTCGTCGCTCCCGTTGCCCTCGTTGCTCTCGTCGGCCCCCTCGCCCACGGCGTACTCGACGGTGCCGGGCAGCAGGACCGGCGCCCTGAACTCCGCCTCGGCGTAACGGATCCCGCCCGGGTGCGGCTGTTCGGCCAGGCAGCGGGCGAACGTCCACATGCCGTGCGCGACGGCCCGGCGGAAGCCGAAGGCGCGGGCGGTGAGCGCGTACAGATGGATGGGGTTGCGGTCGCCCGATGCCGCGGCGTACCGGCGCCCGAGGTCCGCGGGGAGCGGCCACCGCGCCTGTGCGGTCGTCGTCCCGGCTGTCGCTTCGGGCGACGGCGAGGGCAAGGGCGAGGGCGAGGGCGTGATCGTGCGTACGTCGTCGGGGCGGGCGTGCCGGTGCAGATAGCGGCTGCGCGACTCCCATACGAGCTCGCCGCCCTCGCCGCCTTCGCCGCCCTCACCGCCGAGCCGGGCCTCGGTCACCATCGTCACCTCCGTACCGCGCCGGTGCGGGGTGAGTCCGGCCGCGTACACGCACAGGGTGGGGGCGTCGGTGGGCAGCAGCGGCCGGTGCCGGGTGATCTCGATGTACGTGTGCACCAGCCCGAGCAGCGGCAGCGGGAAGGCCCGTCCGGCCATCAGCCGCATCGCGAGCGGGAAGCCGAGGACGTGCGGGTAGGTGAGCGGGAGCGCGCCGCTCTCGGAGAAGCCGCAGACGCGTGCGTACGCGGCGAGGCGCCCCGCGTCGACCGCCGCGGCCGGGACCACGAGCCGCGTCTGCGGCAAGGCGGCGCCCTCCCGCACGCGGCGCTTGAGCGGCGACGCGAGGGCTCCGCGCAGGAGGGCGGGGCCGAGTGGTGGAGGGGCGGCCAGGGTGCGGGTGGTTTCCATGCGTGGTTCCTCTGCCTCGTTGCCGGGTGCGGGCCGGCGGGTGGTCGTGCCCGCCCGTTCCGCCCCGCGGACGGCTGCGGGCCACCAGTCGGGACGGACGGGGTGGGCCGGTGGGCGGGAGCGTCACGCTCCCAGCAGGGACTGGCCGCAGACGCGGACCACCTGGCCGTTCACCGCGGCCGACGCCGGGTGGGACAGCCAGGCCGTCGTCTCCGCCACGTCGTCCGGGAGGCCGCCCTGGGCGAGGGAGTTCATGCGGCGGCCGGCCTCGCGGATGAGGAAGGGGACCGCGGCGGTCATCCGGGTCTCGATGAAACCGGGGGCCACCGCGTTGACCGTCACGCCGTGGTGCGCGGCCGCGCGGGGGGCCAGTGAGCGGACCATGCCGATGATTCCGGCCTTGGAGGCCGCGTAGTTGGTCTGCCCGGTGTTGCCGGCGATGCCCGCGATGGAGGCGGTGGCGACGACACGGCCGCCCGGTCGCAGTGCGCCGGACTTCAGCAGGGTGTCGGTGGTGTCGAGCACCGCGGCGAGATTGACGTCGAGGACGGAGGCCCACCGGTCCGCGGACATGTTGGCGAGGCGCCGGTCCCGGGTGATTCCGGCGTTGTGGATCAGGATGTCGAGCCCGTCGCCGGTGGCCGCGGCCATCCGGTCGGCCGCGTCGGCCGCCGTGATGTCGAGCGGCAGCGCGCTGCCGCCCAGCGCCTCGGCGGTGCGGAGCAGATCGGCCTGGGCCGCGGGCACGTCGAGGCAGACGACATGGGCGCCGTCGCGGGCGAGCGCACCGGCGACGGCGGCGCCGATACCGCGTGCGGCGCCGGTGACCAGAGCGGTGCGTCCGGCCAACGGCCGCGACCAGTCC from Streptomyces sp. FIT100 includes these protein-coding regions:
- a CDS encoding 50S ribosomal protein bL37; translation: MSKRGNKRRARKGKKANHGKRPNA
- a CDS encoding TetR/AcrR family transcriptional regulator yields the protein MGAVGAGRSGKRMPRAVRERQMLDAAVRTFGQRGYRAASMDEIAELAGVSKPLVYLYLNSKEDLFTACIRREAGALVEAVRAAVEPGLPADRQLWEGLSAFFRHTAEHPDAWAVLHRQARTHGEPFAAEAAVMRDEIVAFVTGLIGAAAREAHGDGELADRDVAGLAQALVGAAESLAGWANETPGVSAKEAAATLMNFAWAGLGSLMRGERWSPSGR
- a CDS encoding MaoC/PaaZ C-terminal domain-containing protein, which gives rise to METTRTLAAPPPLGPALLRGALASPLKRRVREGAALPQTRLVVPAAAVDAGRLAAYARVCGFSESGALPLTYPHVLGFPLAMRLMAGRAFPLPLLGLVHTYIEITRHRPLLPTDAPTLCVYAAGLTPHRRGTEVTMVTEARLGGEGGEGGEGGELVWESRSRYLHRHARPDDVRTITPSPSPLPSPSPEATAGTTTAQARWPLPADLGRRYAAASGDRNPIHLYALTARAFGFRRAVAHGMWTFARCLAEQPHPGGIRYAEAEFRAPVLLPGTVEYAVGEGADESNEGNGSDEGDGGVFELRDPRNGRVHLIGRTATTARPA